Genomic DNA from Polyodon spathula isolate WHYD16114869_AA chromosome 8, ASM1765450v1, whole genome shotgun sequence:
gccgttgaacggagctgtatattcagacgaggtttgccagatgcagttgtagaaacactacagtctactAGGGCGCGGAGCACTAGAGcgcagtactcatacaaatggaaagttttccaagactggtgcattgctgaaggtcacgaccTGCCCTATTAATACGATGCTAACCTTCTTGCAACACCTGTTTgacagcgtccactttgaaggtatacctagcagcaatatcagtgtgtcACGACAagattgactcagtgtcccctgggtcacatttcctggcagtgcagtttcttaaaggggcttggaggctttgtcctcccatgaaaagtatggtccccaagtgggatctagaactggtactgtgggtccttatgggtcccccattcgagcccatggcgtcagcagaactgcgccctgtttacttgaaggtggcgtttttaataaccattatgtctgccagaggagtaagtgagcttcatgcactgtccgttgatgacacatgcatggctttcacgaGGAATAACTCGGGGGTAACATTGccaacaaatccagcctttttgccaaaggtggtgtcttcattccatatcaaccagctggtggttttggaaactttcagacctcccccgcatgagtcagaggaggaccatagacagcacacgctatgcccagttcgggctctgcgttgttacctggataggatagcgtcttggagacagtccaaccagctgtttgtctgctatgggtcctgctctagaggtcaggccctatcaaagcaacgtctagcgcactggttggcagatgcgatacgcttggcatatgaacagacggactcccatTCTACCAGGGACCAGGTGACTTCGTGGGCTCCTTcatgggctctccttcatggcgcctccttagatgaactatgcaatgctgctacatggacaggtagtcggtcatttgcacgtttttaccatcttgatgtggcaaaccgagcgagacactctctgggctctagagttttgtaGGCGGCATGCCcttgtgggctctgtggctatcgccgtgaagctgtactgtcggtaatctggagccacgacagctttggtacagcttcccatttcgtaatggttgtcattccattgaaagggaaagttaggttattaccataaccctggctccctgaaagagagtgacaaccattacccttcaaggtcgtgtccccagctgacctctgatttcgaaagaaaatgatgatatgctactgtgaggacgtccctcttcagcaggaggtggacgggacttcccccctcacagcagggccctgatagggcagctatTTTatgtatgctcagtgattgacggtcagagagggctctttcccgtTTGGTAacggttgtcattctctttcagcgAACCAGGGATATGGTAACAGCGGTAAATGACaatgtagtaatgttaaatagTATTAGTTTCGCTCAAGACTGTCTGAAGTTGGGACTgattttaaacaaagtaatatgtataaaataagttaataaaaacaggttactcttgatctctgccgcatcatcctgtatttgttcacagacgcatattgtcaataacttttagaaacacagattacgttcttgacaGTAAATTAATATGCCGGTTACAAGacaagtttttaatttaatggaataTAATCGCTTAATCGTAGGATCCCAAtcgatcaataataataataatgttgttattGTTACAAGCCTACTATAATAACAAGTATTTAGTTTTGATCtgttaaaattaaacacacatgcagtttgCCCTTCACAGTAACATCTGGCTTAACCATACGTGTCTTGAGCAacagaaaaacatttaattaaacagttttcaaTTTGAGACTTCAGTCAAGCGTATTTTCTTAATTAGTGCTTACCTGGCTAGTGATAGGTTGGTTGGTGTAAAAACACCTTTAGCAGGAGGCACTGGCGTCTTGTGTGTGGTGGTATATGTGAAATCGGCAGGCGCTTTTTGCTGCAGATTTAGACATTGCAGAAATCTTAAACACCTAGTTATGTTGCTGAGGCAAAATCACTTGGATCTTTACAGCAAGACCCAACTTGAAAAAGTTCTGAGATCAAAAAGCTACTAAGAATCGGACACTGTTAgttgggccaaatggcctcctccctTTCATAAATTCTTGAATTTGTAAAGGGTAGACAACTCCTcaaatatataatgtgtattaCCTCTTCTCTGTTTTAGTAATAGATTGTTTTTATGGCAGAGAGAAGCTGTGGTGCATATGGGTGTTCTTGAATAATGACAAAGCCCTCCAACATACTGTCTGCAGTGTTGACTTTCCAGGGTTGCGTCATTATCACACAGAGATGGCCTAATTAACAAGGGTAGATGCGTTGATCGCCGGGGAGCAACACTTGATTGAATAAACCCATGTCTAGGGATAGTCGCCTGAGGCATAATCatcattgctttttattttcaaacgGTAACATATGGATATTTCAGGTGtgaaccaacccccccccccccccccccaatctgttACACAGAACTCCTCGGATATGCCGGAGACGATTACAAGCCGAGATGCTGCCAGGTTCCCCATCATTGCCAGCTGCACCCTCTTTGGATTATATCTTTTCTTCAAAgtaggtgtttgtgtttgtgaaatcCTTTCATGTGTACGTCCCTGACGGGTTTGAGTGATGTGCACAGCGccccagataagctgcgtacttGGTGTTTGAGTTAAGTctgctatttaaatataatgtgtaaagAATACTCTTAGCAGTATTGCTGCACACCCTGAGCTCGCATGCAATCAAGCTTGCGTCTCACCGGTCAGTCATGAATATACCgcatgcggtagctagagaatggatcatagaaatgtcaggacagctaattgtagcctgcctgggaattgccagaaacacgtgaGCAATAAGTCAGGGTTTTAAATTAATGTACAATTGAAATCACTCCCTTGCAATGCCTGTTTGTGACTGGCGAATAAGCGATTGGATTCTTGATTTTCAGGATTTCTCTTCGCTGCCTTAGTCcaccctcaacctaacctaccagtTTACCTCTGTCAACCTCTATAATAAATctctataaaatacaatattctgtgtttggagagaggcGAGGTGCTTTTATATTGTTAGAGCAAAGCGATCAATAACGAATACAacattattgtttctttatttgcactAGTGCAGTattggtacatttttaaaaaattgttttggacattttattttgtaaattttaaGGTGTGTGTCTGTTGACTTGGAAAGAGACAGCGCAAGAGACTGAgaaagtaagatttacagaaaaccCCTATAAAAACTAACAGCCTAGTGAGCGCAGTAGCTCACTGCATGGAGAGTAGCAACTTCCTGGAATAAAGTAATAAGGCAggacttaaaaaaaatagtatgtgGAGTATTTAGTGAAAGTACTTGTGACTTcaaagtaatgttgcattttacttggtgtctaaattggagagtaattTACTCggtgacccaaaaccttatctggagcgctggatATGCAACAAAACTGACCAGTTAAGTAGTTTTCTAGGGGATTGGGGTGGAGAAGCAATTCACTGATGCgtgttgcttttttaatattgatttaccTTTTTGGTGTGCGTATAAAAAGCTACAAAGATTGAtttttctgttcaaatctagtctAAATAATAGAATGTATTTAGGTGAATTTTTAGCTTGCATATCATTTCTCTCTGGTATTATCTATGCCCTGTATTGGTGTGTCCCTAACCTCAACGTTTCTAGTTGAAGTTGTCATGGAGATGTTTTTGCGTTTACTAACCATTTCTCTTAAATATCCTCTTGCTTCAGATATTTTCTGAAGAATACATAAACATGCTGTTATCGATGTACTTCTTTGTGCTGGGTATTTTGGCACTGTCACACACTATCAGGTAAGTGATACTGAAACCAGGCAAAACTCCTTTTCCACTCTTGTAATCCCTTTTTAATGAACTCAAaggaagtttgtttttttaaatgacttttaaaaagaatatttcCAATTGCTTCTTGCCTTATAGGTGTCGGACATTGACTTGTGTAACAAGTCCTTTATAGTACTAGGCAGGTCATTCCATAATTCCGGTGCAATATAGTAGAAGTATCTACCAGCTGTTTTCTTCTGAATGTGTATAGAAAGTACAATATTTATCAGTTGCTGCAGTCGCAGccctacttttttatttatttttttagattttttagaACTCTAGGAAAACTGATACCGATGTGAAAATGAAGAATCACCTACTTTTTACAATGGTTGCTTAGATCAGCCTTCAATGTAATTGTTGATTTATCCAGCCCTGCTTGAACTATTCTCATTTTTGACTCtctgttttttgcttttctttgtttttgactcGCTGTAATCATGCCcatccttttctgtttcagtccatTCGTGAACAGGCTGTTCCCTGCAAACTTTCCCAATAAGCAGTACCAGCTGCTCTTTACCCAAGGATCTGGGGAAAGCAAAGAGGGTATgagaattgtgtttttaaatgtcgaGTTTACTATGCGGTGTGTGTCCACTGACTAAATCATTGCTGAATTTAATTAGtcctattttcaaaatgtgtaccGTGTTATAGTTGGTTTAAAGTAGCGTGCATGTTGTATGCAAACAAGCCTCTGTTCCCCCCCTTGCCACCTTTAGCTTATGAGAAATGCATAGTGTGAAATCTGTTGCTGCAAATGACTTGGAAAATGTGCAACTTGAGACAATTGGTGCATGCCAGGCAAACGGCACCTTTAGCAGGAGGCACTGTGCACTGATGGGCTGATAAGCATTACGTTGACAGGCAGGTTAATTTGTTTTCATAACTTCGAGGTTTAACATGCAGGATAGTAATCTAACAAACCTGTGTGGCCACTTACTGCACTGCTAACATGACAGTCCTTATTGACTTATTTATCTCTTTTTATGCAGAAATTGTCAATTATGAATTTGACACCAAAGACCTTTTGTGCCTTTGCTTCAGTAGCGTGGTTGGAGTTTGGTACATTCTCAAGAAGGTATGTTAAATACATGTATGTGTTCAATATATCCGGCAATGCAGTTGTTTTCTTTCTCACTAGTATATGTTAAAATGGTACTTAGAGTTCCTTAAATTGTTTGCAATCAAAGTAAAGTACACCAAAGCAGCACTggaaatgaattatttttatgATGTGCTGATACCCTCCACTGTTGCCCAGCTTTCCTGACGCAATGCAAGATCGGGTTAATATCTTGAGGCCCTGCAGTTTGACTGATGGTCAGTTCATGGATGTCCAGGTTAACGTTCGGATTGCTTCTCTGTTGCAGCACTGGATTGCCAACAATCTCTTCGGTTTGGCTTTTGCTCTGAATGGAGTTGAGCTGCTTCATCTCAACAATGTCAGCACTGGCTGCATCCTGTTGGGAGGACTCTTTGTCTATGACGTGTTCTGGGTAAGCTTGTCTACTTGTATTTACTGAGCAGGGTTAAGTGATTCTTCACAGGTTACAAGACTCCTATAACATTGATTATACATGAGGGTTCTTTGAATTACAGTCTGCTTCTAGGCATTGCAGAAGCGACAGTCTGTTACCACCAAGATGTGCACTTTCAGAATGAGTCAGCCAGAGGGTTAACAGATACATTGCAATGTCTGGTTCGTCCCACAATTTGTTAGTAGATCCCATTccttaattatgaaaaaaaaatagtttaaatgatGTATGTTGaaatttaattcaattttaaGGAGCTGGTATAATACTATGGACTCCTGGAGTTTTTGAGGATGCTTTGATTCCAAGGGTTAACAATAGAAATGTCATATTCAATAGATAGACCTTCTTTTGAAACCGAGATGAGGTATTGATGGTATGTTTTGCAGGTATTTGGGACCAATGTTATGGTGACTGTGGCCAAGTCCTTTGAAGCCCCAATTAAACGTGAGTTGCTCGAACTTTCTCCTGTGCTGTTCCACGCTTTACAAACTGAACACCAAATTAATAGGCGTTTGTTACATTGGGTGTCAGGTTTTATTCTTCACTTCCGAAATGCagttgtttgaatgttttttagaAACTTGTCCTGCTCTCACTGCACTGCAGAATAGGTACTGATTCGAGTTTAGGTAAACACTTTGTTTGGTTTGACATATCCAGCCCTGTCCTGTGTGCTGTTGTGAGGTGCTAAATGTAAGGCTGCTTCAGCATGACGACACTGTTGATTTCACCTTGGGTTGTACTGTGCTATCTTTTCTCAGCGTGACTCTGAGTGATGTACAAATGTCAAAAGTTTTTGCAGGGAACAACTTGGTCCAGGCTTATCTCTGCATTTGATACAGTTGACTTTTACATTACTGCTCAGCAGATTAGGCTAAACACTAAAACAATTCACTGGACTTTGCTACAAACGTTTGTTGCATAGCCAGTATATTCTTTTTGTGTTCAGGTTAGCATTTCTGTATTCATTCTGACCACCTCTGCCAAGGATTGTGTCGGTTGTGTTTCTTAAAGATCTTCCGAAGTCAaatattagacttttttttttttttttgccttgctgTGTGTAAATGTCAGGTCTCTAAAACACCTTTTGACAAACCAAGTAAATAGCAGACACCCTGTCTTGTTTACTTCATGCAAAGTCAAACAtaaacagtgcctatagaaagtctactccccctttcaaaattttcaccttttgttgccttatagcctggaattaaaatgcattaaaatatatatatatatatatatatatatatatatatatatatatatatatatatatatatatatatatatatatatataaatatcttggttggataagcgtccagcccccttgtaatagcaatcctaaattggctcaggtgtaaccaatcgccttcaaaatcacacaccaagtggcctctaagtgttaaattatagtgattcacatgtcTGGAAATGTctggttccctctgctgggtagtgcatttcaaagcaaagactcaaccatgagcaccaaggcgctttcaaaggCACAGATCACGGGATGggcataaataaatatcaaaggccttgaatatcccttggagcacggtcaagacgattattaagaagtggaaggtgtatggtgccacaaagaccctgcctagatcaggtcgtccctccaaactggatgaccgagcaagaaggagactgatcagagaggctaccaagaggccaatggcaactttgcaagagcctacaggcttttatggccaagactggtcaaagtgtgcatgtgacaataatatcccaagcactccacaaatctggcttgtatggtagggtggcaagaaggaaatcattactcaagaaagcccaccttgaatcccatttgaggtatgcaaaaaaacactctggagattctgtagccatgtggcaaaaagttttgtggtctgatgaaactaaaatggaactttttggcctaaatgcaaagcgttgtgtttggtgcaaacccaacacagcatatcacccaaacaacaccatccctactgtgaagcacggtggtggtagtgtaatgttatggggatgtttctcatcggcagggactggggcacttgtcaggatagaaggaaaaataaatggagcaaagtacagagaagtccttgagggaaaacctgctgccctctgcaagaaagcagaaactgggatggaagttcacctttcaggcatgacaacaacccaaagcacacagacaaagctatactggagtggctaaggaacaaaaaggtaaatgtgcttgagtggcccagtcagagccccaacctaaatccaatcaaatttgtggcatgacttgaagattgctgtctatcaacgctccccaaggaactcgacagagcttgaacagttttgtaaagaagaatggtcaaatattgccaaatctaggtgtgcaaagttggtagagacctatcccaacagtctcacagctgtaattgctgccaaaggtgcttccaccaagtattaactaaaGGGGGTGGAGagttatccaattatgatctttcagttttgtatttaatatataatttattcaataaacttttttcccccttaagtgtgggagtatggtgtatagataaaaactctgaggcactgatacaacaaaatgtgaaaaaagttcaagagggtgtagactttctataggcactgtaatttgGGATAGAATGGTGTACAGTCTTGTATGTGATGACAGTGTTTCAAACAGCAGAGCTGaagctttttttcccctcacagtGGTTTTCCCTCAAGATATTTTGGAGAAGGGGCTTGCAGCCAATAACTTTGCAATGCTGGGACTTGGTGATATCGTTATTCCAGGTAATTTTGGAAATTTATCTTTTCTggtctaatttattaaaacaaaaagctctTTTTAGGACTAAGTAACTTCGGGGCGGGGGGGAAGCATCAAAATTACTATAAGTAATTTAAGTTTCAGTCTCTTATATGAGGCGGaaataaaatcatacaaaaatTCTATATGGACCAATAATGGGTCTGCTGTGCTGTGGTTTTATATGGAGATCTTTTTCCTAGAATGCCTTAGCAGTCggctgtatctttttttttcctacactTTCTTGTTGAAACAACCAAGTATGTTTGATCATGGGCTATCTGACCCAGCAAACTAAACCCTCATTTGAAGGTGTTAATGTTTATCAGATTATGTGCAGACATGCTGTTTGTTCTGCTGTTAAATGGAGGTGTTGAAGGTATTTGCATGAAAAGTTAAACTTGTAAGGAATTTGGTTAATATTTTACCTTTTATTATAATCTATTCCAAAAGTCTATTCTGGAAAATGACCCAATCAAGACttgctttaccaagctttttacatgcactgtgctgtattgttcTATACTTCCACCAGAGGGCTCTCTTGCTTTTCTATACTCTGTCAGTTGTTACCATGACTGGGCCATTACTCTGTGTCCAGCAGAGGTCCCTACAATTTCAGATAGGTAACCCACCCAAGGAAAACTCATTTTAATCTAGGCTGTCTAAAAATGATCATTAGAGGCCAAAATGTACCCAGGAGTTCaacttttaaaatgaactaaCTTGCATTACTCGGTTGAAACCCTGATATTAGTCTGTgcatccttattgttaaaggctgTGTTCACAGCTCAAAGCTAAGCCCTCTAATTTGTATGGATATCTTTCTTTGTAGGTATCTTTATTGCATTGCTCCTGCGTTTTGATGTcaggtgagtttttttttaaactggtttgcATATTGCTGAAACTTGGCAGTGCCATTATGCAAGACCTGATTTTTTTATGTACATGCATTTACAGCTAACGCAACTTGATTTCTACCCCTAGAACTGTAGTGTGTGCGCACAGTACAAATACTTGAATTTACCTGTGTTTATGTGTTGAAGATTTCGGTTTAGAGAataattgatttttctttctttctggtaGCTTGAATAAGAATTCCCGTACCTATTTTTACACTGGTTTCCTTGCCTATGTCTTTGGACTGGGTCTGACTATCTTTGTCTTGCACACCTTTAAAACCGCCCAGGTGAGTAACGGTGTTGCACTATTAAACGTGAACAATACTAGCGAAGTGGAAAATGTAGGAACAGTGTTCGTGAAGCGTTTGAATCCAAATATATCTCCTTATGTGGCTTGTACTGGGAGCAGTATTCCAAACGCAGGGCTCC
This window encodes:
- the LOC121319341 gene encoding minor histocompatibility antigen H13-like isoform X2, with amino-acid sequence MAEVDQGSAFPGEAAPPAIDSLNATDPNGTDSTNATVAKFVSTPEGTALAYGSLVLMALLPIFFGALRSVNCAKGKNSSDMPETITSRDAARFPIIASCTLFGLYLFFKIFSEEYINMLLSMYFFVLGILALSHTISPFVNRLFPANFPNKQYQLLFTQGSGESKEEIVNYEFDTKDLLCLCFSSVVGVWYILKKHWIANNLFGLAFALNGVELLHLNNVSTGCILLGGLFVYDVFWVFGTNVMVTVAKSFEAPIKLVFPQDILEKGLAANNFAMLGLGDIVIPGIFIALLLRFDVSLNKNSRTYFYTGFLAYVFGLGLTIFVLHTFKTAQPALLYLVPACTGLPFFVALVKGELTEMFRYEETPPESKEVKETEKKVN
- the LOC121319341 gene encoding minor histocompatibility antigen H13-like isoform X1 gives rise to the protein MAEVDQGSAFPGEAAPPAIDSLNATDPNGTDSTNATVAKFVSTPEGTALAYGSLVLMALLPIFFGALRSVNCAKGKNSSDMPETITSRDAARFPIIASCTLFGLYLFFKIFSEEYINMLLSMYFFVLGILALSHTISPFVNRLFPANFPNKQYQLLFTQGSGESKEEIVNYEFDTKDLLCLCFSSVVGVWYILKKHWIANNLFGLAFALNGVELLHLNNVSTGCILLGGLFVYDVFWVFGTNVMVTVAKSFEAPIKLVFPQDILEKGLAANNFAMLGLGDIVIPGIFIALLLRFDVSLNKNSRTYFYTGFLAYVFGLGLTIFVLHTFKTAQPALLYLVPACTGLPFFVALVKGELTEMFSYESSAEVLPHTPRLSHFPTISGSPASLANSMQQKPSSPRRRHHNPTSM